Proteins encoded in a region of the Dehalococcoidia bacterium genome:
- a CDS encoding PIN domain-containing protein produces the protein MTFPPLVAVLDACVLVPAALRDTLLRAFQAELYRAHWSDQILNEVERTLAGSFTSAPRARSLIERIRAEFPDAIVPAQRIRRLLPTMTNQPKDRHVLAAAVASAAGSIVTSNLRDFPTQALAPHEIQAQSPDEFLLALCETQRIALAAIIRRQAAALVRPPTTPDRVIENLAGQAPGFAALMRETLRLP, from the coding sequence GTGACGTTCCCGCCGCTGGTCGCCGTCCTCGATGCCTGCGTCCTTGTTCCCGCCGCCCTGCGAGACACGCTGCTGCGTGCGTTTCAGGCCGAACTGTACCGGGCGCATTGGAGCGACCAGATCCTGAATGAGGTCGAGCGCACGCTCGCCGGCAGCTTCACGTCGGCGCCGCGGGCACGTTCGCTCATCGAACGCATTCGCGCCGAGTTTCCCGATGCGATCGTGCCAGCCCAGCGCATTCGCCGCCTGCTGCCCACGATGACGAACCAGCCGAAGGATCGGCATGTGCTGGCCGCGGCCGTTGCGTCAGCCGCTGGCAGCATCGTCACCAGCAACCTGCGAGACTTCCCCACGCAGGCGCTCGCACCTCACGAGATCCAGGCGCAATCGCCGGACGAGTTCCTGCTGGCCTTGTGTGAAACACAACGCATAGCGTTGGCCGCGATCATTCGTCGGCAAGCCGCTGCACTGGTCCGGCCTCCGACCACGCCAGACCGCGTGATCGAGAACCTGGCAGGGCAGGCGCCGGGCTTTGCCGCGCTGATGCGCGAAACGCTGCGCCTGCCCTGA
- a CDS encoding helix-turn-helix domain-containing protein, with the protein MHATILDTALIAADEDERFAMERLDRLMAGAAVHSLSLTGPDGDPVPVPPALLRLLRETAHQLAQGNAVAVVASGKSLTTSQTAALLGVSRPYLVRLLDRGDLPSHRVGSHRRIRLDDLLTYKRAWAARRERALDELTALSDEYGLYDASVAPAHS; encoded by the coding sequence ATGCATGCAACCATCCTAGACACGGCACTGATCGCCGCCGACGAAGATGAACGTTTTGCGATGGAGCGACTTGATCGGCTAATGGCGGGTGCAGCCGTGCACTCTCTGTCGCTAACAGGCCCCGACGGCGATCCAGTGCCGGTGCCGCCTGCACTGCTGCGCCTGCTCCGCGAAACGGCACACCAGCTCGCCCAGGGCAACGCGGTAGCGGTCGTCGCCAGCGGCAAGTCGTTGACCACAAGTCAGACCGCCGCGTTACTCGGTGTCTCCAGACCCTACCTGGTTCGACTGCTCGATCGAGGCGATCTGCCTTCTCACCGCGTCGGCAGCCATCGGCGCATCCGCCTCGACGACCTGCTGACCTACAAGCGGGCGTGGGCTGCCCGTCGCGAGCGCGCCCTTGACGAACTCACGGCGCTTAGCGACGAATACGGGTTATATGACGCCAGCGTGGCTCCAGCGCATTCGTGA
- a CDS encoding acetoacetate decarboxylase family protein, producing the protein MPLSGVRDVSPLLAQAPELADLKTQPAELRGAEILHVMYEIASGEMLAILPQALHPTIPPTMTFWVWHCPESEAGPFTLAQVRIGSRAGVRPRGWPTAAYCDSARAGEWLSRRWGFPCRQGDVRLRHLHDRVLATVQAGGSEILRVELVDPQPISGADVQYTASMHLARVPLADGVKPRLVQVDPEFTFHKAERGRPHLHGFDRAAWRAEGVDPVYAVSATYAVADVTLPRIRYIMNPDLPAMQGTETVG; encoded by the coding sequence ATGCCGCTCTCCGGCGTGCGCGACGTTTCCCCGTTGCTCGCCCAGGCGCCCGAGCTGGCGGACCTGAAAACGCAGCCCGCCGAGCTGCGCGGCGCCGAGATCCTGCACGTCATGTACGAGATCGCCAGCGGCGAGATGCTCGCGATCCTGCCGCAGGCGCTGCACCCGACGATCCCGCCGACGATGACCTTCTGGGTGTGGCACTGCCCGGAGAGCGAGGCGGGGCCGTTCACGCTGGCGCAGGTGCGCATCGGCAGCCGCGCGGGCGTGCGCCCGCGCGGCTGGCCAACGGCGGCTTACTGCGACTCGGCGCGGGCCGGCGAGTGGCTGAGCAGGCGCTGGGGCTTTCCCTGCCGGCAGGGCGACGTCAGGCTGCGGCATCTGCACGACCGTGTGCTGGCGACTGTGCAGGCCGGCGGCAGCGAGATCCTGCGCGTGGAGCTGGTGGACCCGCAGCCGATCTCCGGCGCCGACGTGCAGTACACGGCGAGCATGCACCTGGCGCGCGTGCCGCTGGCGGACGGCGTCAAGCCGCGCCTCGTGCAGGTGGACCCGGAGTTCACCTTTCACAAGGCGGAGCGCGGCCGCCCGCACCTGCACGGCTTCGACCGCGCAGCCTGGCGCGCCGAGGGCGTGGACCCGGTTTACGCCGTCTCCGCGACGTACGCCGTGGCCGACGTGACACTGCCGCGCATCCGCTACATCATGAACCCCGATCTGCCCGCGATGCAGGGCACGGAGACCGTGGGCTAA